Proteins from a single region of Xenopus laevis strain J_2021 chromosome 9_10S, Xenopus_laevis_v10.1, whole genome shotgun sequence:
- the LOC121398839 gene encoding serine/threonine-protein kinase N2-like, translating to MKEELVRVIQKEMKMAAGAENLYHATKDRKTRALMKELRKSSEKRLKALYSSLLKLNEEIVRREAEHVPDAAVETASDTGVNLPAEEVSAEEVSAEEVQVVSEPDSDSFQVSILY from the exons ATGAAGGAGGAGTTGGTGAGAGTCATCCAGAAGGAGATGAAGATGGCAGCAGGGGCCGAAAATCTGTACCATGCCACCAAGGACAGAAAGACCAGAGCCCTGATGAAGGAGCTGAGGAAGAGCAGTGAGAAGAGGCTGAAAGCCCTTTACTCCTCTCTCCTCAAGCTCAATGAGGAGATAGTTCGGAGGGAAGCAGAGCATGTTCCAG atgCAGCAGTGGAGACTGCTAGTGACACTGGTGTAAACCTCCCAGCAGAAGAGGTCAGCGCAGAAGAGGTCAGCGCAGAAGAGGTTCAGGTTGTTTCAGAACCTGACAGTGATTCTTTCCAAGTGAGTATTTTATACTGA